TCGCGAACTACCTCTTTACAAAGCCCATAAACACGCGAAACAATTAGGGCTCTATTCCTCAGAGAAAAATTCTTGGAAATTCGAAGAATTTATCTTTGATCTATTTTGCTATAGCGAACGTTGCCAAACTCTTGTCTACCCACGTCAAGAATGCTTCGCACCATTAAAAAATCTTGAAGGCAACCACAGTCCCGCGACTGTTCGAGAAGCTCTTTCTGCTAGAGAACGTCAAATTTTCCATAAAGTGACTGGAAAAAAACTTTCTCCAAACACAACATTTGAATTAGAAGCCGATTTCTATTATCCTTCAACCTCTACGTCCCTACACTGGGAAAATAAAGCGTTTTTCGAGGAACCGTTTTTTGAGGCCTCATGAAAGAGAAAATTGCCTACTTAGGCATGGGCATTTGGGGATTTTGTCTCGCATCCTTATTAGCGAATAAGGGGTATCACGTTGTTGGATGGGCCCGCAATGCTGAATTGATTGCTCAACTACAAACAGAGAAGCGTCATCCGCAAGTTCCTGATGTTCCCATTCATCCGAATCTATCCTTTACTACAGATATGGCAGAAGCTGTAGAAAATGCTTCTATGATTGTTGAAGGTGTCTCCTCAGCAGGGATACGCCCTGTATCTGAACAGCTAAAAACAATTACGAATCTCAATGTTCCTTTTGTCATTACTTCAAAAGGTATCGAGCAGCATACAGGACTATTACTTAGTGAAATTGTCGTAGAAATTTTCGGTAACGACGCTTCGCAATATCTTGGTTATCTTAGTGGCCCCTCCATAGCTAGAGAGGTGCTTAAAGGCTGTCCATGTTCTGTAGTGATCAGCGCGTATAATCCAGATACCTTAAAGAAAATACACAATGCCTTTCTCACGCCGACATTTCGTGTGTATCCTAATAGCGATCTTAAAGGTGTGGCTCTCGGTGGAGCTTTAAAGAATATTATAGCTATCGCCTGTGGGATTTCTGATGGATTTCGTTTTGGAGATAATGCCAAATCAGGATTAGTCACTCGAGGACTTCATGAAATACGGAAATTTGCCACGATTATGAACTGCCGTCCCGATACTCTCAACGGTTTGGCAGGTCTTGGAGACCTTTGTACCACGTGTTTTTCTTCGTTAAGTAGGAATACGAAATTTGGGAAATTAATCGCTCAA
The Chlamydia caviae GPIC genome window above contains:
- a CDS encoding NAD(P)H-dependent glycerol-3-phosphate dehydrogenase, giving the protein MKEKIAYLGMGIWGFCLASLLANKGYHVVGWARNAELIAQLQTEKRHPQVPDVPIHPNLSFTTDMAEAVENASMIVEGVSSAGIRPVSEQLKTITNLNVPFVITSKGIEQHTGLLLSEIVVEIFGNDASQYLGYLSGPSIAREVLKGCPCSVVISAYNPDTLKKIHNAFLTPTFRVYPNSDLKGVALGGALKNIIAIACGISDGFRFGDNAKSGLVTRGLHEIRKFATIMNCRPDTLNGLAGLGDLCTTCFSSLSRNTKFGKLIAQGMTVAQAKAEIGMVVEGVYTALSAYQIAKHHKIDMPITTGIYRVLYENLDIQEGIAALLQRNTKEEYL